CAAGGTGAAGCTGCAGAAACTGGTGTGCAACATCTAGAGGCATCCCATTCCATATCAAAGGCATATTCCAACCGTCTTCCAAGAGATTTTCCCGAAGCTGATGATTTACATCCAGAAAATCTGTCCTTCAGGTTTGATGTGTCTTCCCTGTCAGATGCTCTTGGGAAAATATGTGTGGGACTGGTGGTACCTGTGCATCTAGAATGCGTTGCAGCTTCAGGAAATCTGGAATTCTTCTTTCTTATGATTGAAGGAGTTCTTGTGTAACTCATTGCGGAATTCCTTAAGACAGATTCTGGACTGCTACCATTAGCAGAGACTGTTAATTTAAGACTAGGAGGTGTAGAGCAAAATGGATGACCATTTTGTTGCCTGATAAGGTCGTCTCTACTAAGGTTTTCATCTGTTAAAGGAATCATCATGTCCTTTAACTGTGGTGGTTCATAATATAAGGAGCCCTGCTGCTTGAGACCCAAAGAAGATTGTGTATCATATGCTTTATTCTTCTTGTTACTTTGGGAATGAACCTCAGTAAAGCTAGCCAACGACAAACTCAAAAAATCACAGTTAGGATCATTAACAGTATCGTGCCTAGACCTTTTGGGAGATTCATACATGCTCCTAAAAGTAGTAGGATGAACAGCCTCAACTTGAGAAGTACTCCAACTTGTGTGGTGCAACTGATCCAAAGGAAAATCTGAAGAAGAGGCTGAGAGTGGATATGATATTTTAGTGCGACTTAAATTGGATTGGCATGGTTTATCTGTCTCACCAATCGGAAGAACATCTGCCTTGCCAAATTGTATTCCACCAAGTGGCTTTATCAGATCCCTCACATTTTCTTCTGCTGATATACAGGCTCCAAATAAAGAAGTATCCTTATGCAAagcatttccagcagaataaGCATATCCAATTCTCAGATCAGTTGACAAAGCAACAGCAGCATTATCCAATCCTGTCTGCTTGCCTAAAAAGATTGTTTGTTCTGCATTTTGAGCTTGTACCGGATGCTTCTTGATCTCTATTTTTTTCTTGTCACTAGAGAAATTAGGAGATCCCTCACTTTCTGTATCCAGCACTAACCTACTAGGCAAATTCaagttcaatcttttctttactGAGGAATTCCAATGATTTTTAATTGCATTATCAGTCCTGCGAGAGGTCCAAATGGAAAAATAGATCAGAAAGGAAACACATCAAAGATATGGGCATATTGTACTTCGGTGAATGAATCAAATAGCATGCGTCAAGCTTAGAACAAGAAACTCAGCTAAGAGTAATCATCATATATTAAGAACTTGGCTTGTTAGAGAAAAATTGATGAATGTAGTACTCCAGGTAATTGCAAAAAGTTGTGTTTGATTTGGCATACGAGATATATGATATATCACACTTGTAGTAATGATGAGATTTCAGCACCATGCACTGATTGGTATGAGAGGGATAGATTTTGCAAATTACTTAACGGTAACAAAACCAGCGACCAATTCAGTCACCGGCGACTACCCTCCGCCCAGGTAAGTCCCCTCTCTCTCCACTCCACTCTCCTCTTCATCAGCCCACACCCCTCCTCCCTCTTCCCCCCATCTCTCTCACCCCGCTTCTACTCTTTTCCTTCTTGTCTTCTCCATCTCTCACTGCCGGCGAGACGCCGGCgacgtactccacctccactcatccggcatcatCTTCTCACTACTACCATCGGTCCCACCATCTCCGTCGACGACACCAGATTATACATTCCTGTCTCATTACACTTTGTCGCAGATACactttgtttaaatttatttcatTGTTCGTAGTGTGTTCTATACTAGTATTGTGCTATAGCCGTGGTTTATTTGCTTAGATCATTTAATTGTTTGACTCACTTGTACTGTTTAGATCCTTTGTATTTGCTCTCGGCCCTATTAGCACTGTCTAGGGTATTTAGTTGCACATATCTTGCTGATCTTGTGTCTTTAATTTATAATTAGTTAAATTGTTATCGTCTTAGTCCATATTTGTTTATTCACCGTATTAGTGTGCCTGTAGTTGCAACTTGTCTTCTTCTAGTTTGGGTTGTTGTGTGTGTTAATGATTCCCCTTAGTCTGCCTACGTATAGTGGTtgtggtctgggatggtcgagtgaggtcatgtcctcggggggaGCGGGAGGTAGGGCGGGGGTTGGGGGCGGGTCGGGAAGCAAGGGAGGTAAAAGGAACAAGGGTGTCCActggttgagaattgggtcatggaatgtaggtacattgacgggtaagtctatagagttggcAAAGATCCTCaagaagaggagggtcaatatagcgtgcGTCCAAgagacaaggtgggtagggtcgagggcgagggACGCGGAtgggtataaactttggtactcaggagtccagaagggtaagaatggagtgggtaTCTTGGTGGATAAGGAACTTAGAAAGTCtgtggttgaggttagacgagtgaatgatagattgatgattattaagttggtggttggagagtgcaccctaaacgtcgttagcgcctatgcgccgcatgcgggcctagatgaggaggttaaacggcgTTTCTGGGAGGGGTTGGATGAGATTGTGCGCCAGGTTCCGcctgctgagaagctattcataggaggggatttcaatggtcaTATTGGGTCGGTCGCAGGTGGTTATAGTGAGGTGCATGGAGGGTTCGGTTTTGTGGAGAGGAACGGAGTAGGTACCTCGTTGTTGaacttcgctaaggcttttgggttggtgattgcgaactctaccTTTTCGAAGAGGGAggagcatttggttacttttcaaaatgcgatGGCGAAaactcagattgactatctcctcctcaggaggtgtgacagatggttgtgcaaggattgcaagatGATTCCAGGTGAGATACTCACGACACAACATGTGCTCTTGGtaatggacgttggtattatgttgaagaggaggaaaaggtctgctcgaggaagaccgagaatcaggtggggagccttaactaaggataaagcccaagagttggaggggcggttgtcggctatgggagcttggaggagcagtggtgacgcgagcactatgtggtccaCGACAGTAGACTGTATAAGGaaggctgcgagagaggtgttaggagtCTCGACGGGCGACGCTGgcgggcacaaaggagactggtggtggaatgaagtggtccaaggtaaagtggaagcgaagAAAGCGGCGTACCTgcagttagtggggagcataggtgaggatGAGAGGCGTActtgcatggagaggtataaggtagctaggaaggaagctaagctggcggtcacgaaggctaagactgcagcttatggtcgtatgtacgaggaactgggggaaaaaggcggggagaagaagttattccggctggcca
The DNA window shown above is from Nicotiana tomentosiformis chromosome 8, ASM39032v3, whole genome shotgun sequence and carries:
- the LOC104101038 gene encoding transcription factor MYB3R-2, coding for MIQVKEESQTLDFGGFASCSSFSDSSYEASTPRYSSEPGSSYRRSSGPTKRSSQAGWTEEEDNLLTEVVKRFKGRNWKKIAECMNGRTDVQCLHRWQKVLNPELVKGPWSKEEDDLIVELVEKYGCKKWSFIAKSMPGRIGKQCRERWHNHLDPTIKRDAWTEQEESVLCHYHQIYGNKWAEIARFLPGRTDNAIKNHWNSSVKKRLNLNLPSRLVLDTESEGSPNFSSDKKKIEIKKHPVQAQNAEQTIFLGKQTGLDNAAVALSTDLRIGYAYSAGNALHKDTSLFGACISAEENVRDLIKPLGGIQFGKADVLPIGETDKPCQSNLSRTKISYPLSASSSDFPLDQLHHTSWSTSQVEAVHPTTFRSMYESPKRSRHDTVNDPNCDFLSLSLASFTEVHSQSNKKNKAYDTQSSLGLKQQGSLYYEPPQLKDMMIPLTDENLSRDDLIRQQNGHPFCSTPPSLKLTVSANGSSPESVLRNSAMSYTRTPSIIRKKNSRFPEAATHSRCTGTTSPTHIFPRASDREDTSNLKDRFSGCKSSASGKSLGRRLEYAFDMEWDASRCCTPVSAASPCALRLGGNTMLTP